From the Streptomyces nigrescens genome, one window contains:
- a CDS encoding TetR/AcrR family transcriptional regulator: MTARDQDGARGGGPGARRTGGGRETQRAERRAAILEAAMELIAERGYRRTSLAAVAERAGLTQQGLLHHFPTKELLLVGVLETRDRWDLASAAAAAGARHTDTLAQLVDYNATRPGLVQTYTVLSADSVTEDHPARAFFESRFRAVRAAMAEVLRAECGDTLPCGLTPEQAAPLMVAVMDGLQLQWLLDPEDVEMPAAFRDFLTLLGCGEGRADGSGEVPGDGPGDIVGEGPGEG, from the coding sequence GTGACTGCACGAGACCAGGACGGAGCCCGCGGCGGCGGGCCGGGCGCGCGGCGGACCGGCGGCGGGCGCGAGACCCAGCGCGCGGAGCGGCGCGCGGCCATCCTGGAGGCCGCCATGGAGCTGATCGCCGAGCGCGGCTACCGCCGTACCTCGCTCGCCGCCGTCGCCGAACGCGCCGGACTGACCCAGCAGGGCCTGCTGCACCACTTCCCCACCAAGGAGCTGCTGCTGGTGGGGGTGCTGGAGACGCGCGACCGCTGGGACCTGGCCTCGGCCGCCGCGGCGGCCGGCGCCCGGCACACCGACACCCTCGCCCAGCTCGTCGACTACAACGCCACCCGCCCCGGCCTCGTCCAGACCTACACGGTGCTCTCCGCCGACAGCGTCACCGAGGACCACCCCGCCCGCGCCTTCTTCGAGTCCCGCTTCCGTGCCGTACGCGCCGCGATGGCCGAGGTGCTGCGGGCGGAATGCGGTGACACCCTGCCCTGCGGGCTGACCCCGGAGCAGGCGGCGCCCCTGATGGTCGCCGTGATGGACGGGCTGCAGCTGCAGTGGCTGCTGGACCCGGAGGACGTGGAGATGCCGGCGGCCTTCCGGGACTTCCTGACGCTGCTCGGGTGCGGGGAGGGGCGGGCCGACGGGTCCGGCGAAGTGCCCGGCGACGGGCCGGGCGACATAGTCGGCGAGGGGCCCGGCGAGGGCTGA
- a CDS encoding beta-glucosidase family protein, which produces MTDHHPHGPAADAAHHHAGSRAHEHTAAVERALATLDLDTKVRLLSGQDMWTLPAVPAIGLRSLVMSDGPVGVRGQEWNAGDPSVALPSPTALAATWDPELARRAGHLLAQEARRKGVHVLLAPTVNLHRSPLGGRHFECYAEDPLLTGVIGAGYVRGVQEGGVGATVKHFVGNDAETDRLTVDNRIAPRPLRELYLAPFEHIVENARPWAVMTAYNQVNGSTMTEHRALVQDVLRGEWGFDGCNVSDWTAARNTVRALRGGLDVAMPGPRTVYGAPLAEVVRTGEVTEAEVDAAVRRVLLLAARTGCLDGVPAAVGPAELPRGTDGRAVAREVARRACVLLRNEPVGARRALPLDAATVRRVAVIGTAAREARVLGGGSATVFPDAVVSPLEGLRAALPDDVEVTYAAGADPRSRVAHAREGFTLRARYLAADGRLLAETAQSDGKVRVMGRFPEGVTRQNLGAVELTGSFTPQDTGHHTLAVSGTGELRLTVGGAVLFDGRCAPAGGDPFEAFLNPAERRVTAQLTAGERVEVTLRFVPDGTERGEGPAALTFALGHRAPQADADAELAEAVRAAAAADVAIVVVATTEETESEGFDRGDLRLPGRQDELVRRVAAANPHTVVVVNSGSPVELPWREQVPAVLLSWFPGQEAGAALADVLLGAHEPGGRLPTTWPARLDDAPVTTVTPADGQLDYAEGVFIGYRAWQRSAAAPAYPFGHGLGYTDWEYESLDTTPDSVRVRIRNAGDRPGREVVQIYLAPTADAAPDAPERPARWLAGFAVVEAGPGESAEAEIPLPDRAFAVWDAEDGGWHRVKGVYLVEAAHSVDDRRLTAEVTVG; this is translated from the coding sequence ATGACCGACCACCATCCTCACGGCCCCGCCGCTGACGCCGCCCACCATCATGCCGGTAGCCGCGCGCACGAGCACACCGCGGCCGTCGAGCGGGCACTCGCCACGCTCGACCTCGACACCAAGGTCCGGCTGCTGTCCGGCCAGGACATGTGGACCCTGCCGGCCGTGCCCGCGATCGGGCTGCGGTCACTGGTGATGTCGGACGGTCCGGTCGGGGTGCGGGGCCAGGAGTGGAACGCCGGGGACCCCTCGGTCGCGCTGCCCAGCCCTACGGCGCTGGCCGCCACCTGGGACCCCGAGCTGGCCCGCCGGGCCGGTCACCTCCTCGCCCAGGAGGCCCGCCGCAAGGGCGTACATGTCCTGCTGGCGCCGACCGTCAATCTGCACCGCTCACCGCTGGGCGGCCGCCACTTCGAGTGCTATGCGGAAGACCCGCTGCTCACCGGCGTGATCGGCGCCGGATATGTCCGCGGGGTGCAGGAGGGCGGCGTGGGGGCGACCGTCAAGCACTTCGTGGGCAACGACGCCGAGACCGACCGGCTCACCGTCGACAACCGCATCGCCCCCCGCCCGCTGCGCGAGCTCTATCTCGCGCCCTTCGAGCACATCGTCGAAAACGCCCGCCCCTGGGCGGTGATGACCGCCTACAACCAGGTCAACGGCTCGACGATGACCGAACACCGGGCTCTCGTCCAGGACGTCCTCCGCGGCGAATGGGGCTTCGACGGCTGCAATGTCTCCGACTGGACGGCCGCCCGCAACACCGTGCGCGCACTGCGCGGCGGCCTGGACGTGGCGATGCCGGGGCCCCGTACGGTCTACGGCGCGCCGCTCGCCGAGGTCGTCCGTACGGGTGAGGTCACCGAGGCGGAGGTGGACGCCGCGGTGCGCCGGGTGCTGCTGCTCGCCGCCCGCACGGGGTGCCTGGACGGGGTACCGGCCGCGGTCGGCCCGGCCGAGCTCCCGCGGGGGACCGACGGCCGGGCGGTGGCCCGTGAGGTCGCCCGGCGGGCCTGTGTCCTGCTGCGCAACGAGCCGGTGGGCGCGCGGCGGGCGCTGCCGCTGGATGCCGCCACGGTCCGCAGGGTCGCCGTCATCGGGACGGCCGCACGCGAGGCACGGGTGCTCGGCGGCGGATCCGCGACCGTCTTTCCCGACGCGGTCGTCTCCCCGCTGGAGGGGCTGCGCGCCGCACTCCCCGATGACGTCGAGGTCACCTACGCGGCCGGCGCCGATCCGCGCTCGCGGGTCGCGCACGCCCGTGAGGGCTTCACCCTGCGCGCCCGCTACCTGGCCGCGGACGGCCGGCTGCTCGCCGAGACCGCGCAATCCGACGGCAAGGTGCGGGTGATGGGCCGCTTCCCCGAGGGCGTCACCCGGCAGAACCTGGGCGCCGTCGAACTGACCGGCAGCTTCACCCCGCAGGACACCGGCCACCACACCCTCGCCGTCTCCGGCACCGGTGAGCTGCGGCTGACCGTCGGAGGCGCGGTGCTCTTCGACGGCCGGTGCGCGCCGGCGGGCGGCGACCCCTTCGAGGCGTTTCTGAACCCCGCCGAACGGCGGGTGACGGCGCAGCTGACGGCGGGCGAGCGCGTCGAGGTCACCCTGCGGTTCGTGCCGGACGGTACGGAGCGTGGCGAGGGGCCGGCCGCGCTGACGTTCGCCCTCGGCCACCGGGCGCCGCAGGCCGATGCGGACGCGGAGCTCGCCGAGGCGGTCCGCGCCGCGGCCGCCGCCGATGTGGCGATCGTCGTCGTCGCCACCACCGAAGAGACCGAGTCCGAGGGCTTCGACCGCGGTGATCTGCGGCTGCCCGGCCGCCAGGACGAGCTGGTCCGCCGGGTCGCCGCCGCCAACCCGCACACCGTGGTGGTCGTCAACTCCGGCTCCCCGGTGGAGCTTCCGTGGCGCGAGCAGGTCCCCGCCGTGCTGCTGAGCTGGTTCCCCGGCCAGGAGGCGGGGGCGGCGCTGGCGGACGTCCTGCTCGGCGCCCATGAGCCGGGCGGCCGGCTGCCCACCACCTGGCCGGCCCGCCTCGACGACGCCCCGGTCACCACCGTCACCCCGGCCGACGGCCAACTCGACTACGCCGAGGGCGTGTTCATCGGCTACCGCGCCTGGCAGCGGTCCGCTGCCGCGCCCGCCTACCCCTTCGGACACGGCCTCGGCTACACCGACTGGGAGTACGAGTCGCTGGACACCACCCCGGACTCGGTGCGGGTGCGGATCCGCAACGCCGGTGACCGGCCCGGCCGCGAGGTCGTCCAGATCTATCTGGCGCCCACCGCGGACGCCGCCCCCGATGCTCCGGAGCGCCCGGCGCGCTGGCTGGCCGGCTTCGCCGTCGTCGAGGCCGGTCCCGGAGAGAGCGCCGAGGCCGAGATCCCGCTGCCGGACCGCGCGTTCGCGGTCTGGGACGCGGAGGACGGCGGCTGGCACCGGGTCAAGGGCGTCTATCTCGTCGAGGCGGCGCACAGCGTCGACGACCGCAGGCTGACGGCGGAGGTCACCGTCGGCTGA
- a CDS encoding DUF4097 family beta strand repeat-containing protein, with the protein MARLRTPHLVLSCAALAVFTTGCSLMGSGPTKEAERTYTVQGKVTALSATTHGGDIEVVPVDGGGPVKVTEKYVYNEQKPSPEHGVKNGRLTLEAEDCGMGRRCEVTYRVLLPRNASVHLRTSGGDITVRGATGGIDAETSGGDITVKDSTARTATARTSGGNVDLALSTAPDEVSGRTSGGDVTIRLPKGSYDVEATTSGGNSKVSVPKDENSAHKVTARTSGGDVSVVPS; encoded by the coding sequence ATGGCCCGCCTGCGTACCCCTCATCTCGTGCTGTCCTGTGCGGCGTTGGCCGTCTTCACGACCGGCTGCTCGCTGATGGGTTCCGGCCCGACGAAGGAGGCCGAGCGTACGTACACCGTGCAGGGCAAGGTCACCGCACTGTCGGCGACCACGCACGGCGGGGACATAGAGGTCGTCCCGGTCGACGGCGGCGGCCCGGTCAAGGTGACGGAGAAGTACGTCTACAACGAGCAGAAGCCGAGCCCCGAGCACGGGGTCAAGAACGGCCGGCTGACGCTCGAGGCCGAGGACTGCGGTATGGGGCGCCGGTGCGAGGTGACCTACCGGGTGCTGCTGCCGCGCAACGCCTCGGTCCATCTGCGGACCAGCGGCGGAGACATCACCGTCCGCGGCGCCACGGGCGGCATCGACGCGGAGACCAGCGGCGGCGACATCACCGTCAAGGACTCCACGGCCCGCACGGCGACGGCGCGGACCAGCGGCGGCAATGTGGATCTCGCGCTGTCCACGGCCCCGGACGAGGTGTCGGGCCGCACCAGCGGAGGCGATGTCACCATCCGGCTGCCGAAGGGCTCCTACGACGTCGAGGCCACGACCAGCGGCGGCAACAGCAAGGTCTCCGTACCGAAGGACGAGAACTCCGCGCACAAGGTCACGGCACGCACGAGCGGCGGTGATGTGTCGGTGGTGCCCTCATGA
- a CDS encoding aldose epimerase family protein, protein MKTQVGREPFGTLEDGTRVDRWTLESGPGGVRVRVLTYGGIIQTVEAPDRDGTRGQLALGFADLGSYVAHGGSYFGAVVGRYANRIAGASFRLDGRTWALTPNDGRNSLHGGSRNFSRVVWDAREVDGGVQLRRVSPDGEEGFPGALDVRVTYTLSPGGALRIVSWARTDAPTVVNLTNHTYLNLGGDGSGSAAGHELRLAASRYTPCDDSGIPVPGAPAEVTGTRFDFRTARAVGGAFDHNFALDGGVRHAPRTVAELYDPRSGRALELATTEPGLQLYTAGHLDGTLTGTSGVPYGPAAGLALETQHFPDSPNRPDFPSTVLRPGGTYRSETVYGFSVRPRSAGNP, encoded by the coding sequence ATGAAGACGCAGGTCGGCCGGGAACCCTTCGGCACGCTGGAGGACGGTACGCGGGTCGACCGCTGGACCCTGGAGTCGGGCCCCGGCGGGGTACGGGTCCGGGTGCTGACCTACGGCGGGATCATCCAGACGGTGGAGGCCCCCGACCGGGACGGGACGCGGGGGCAACTGGCGCTGGGCTTCGCGGACCTCGGCTCGTACGTCGCGCACGGCGGGTCGTACTTCGGCGCGGTGGTCGGGCGGTATGCGAACCGGATCGCCGGGGCGTCGTTCCGGCTCGACGGCAGGACCTGGGCGCTGACACCGAACGACGGGCGCAACAGCCTGCACGGCGGGTCGCGGAACTTCTCCCGGGTGGTGTGGGACGCCCGGGAGGTCGACGGCGGTGTGCAGCTCCGCCGGGTCAGCCCGGACGGTGAGGAGGGCTTCCCCGGCGCGCTGGACGTGCGCGTGACGTACACCCTCTCCCCCGGCGGCGCGCTGCGCATCGTCTCCTGGGCGCGGACCGACGCACCGACCGTCGTCAACCTCACCAACCACACGTACCTCAATCTGGGCGGTGACGGCAGCGGCAGCGCCGCCGGGCACGAGCTGCGGCTGGCGGCGTCCCGGTACACGCCGTGCGACGACAGCGGCATTCCGGTGCCCGGCGCGCCCGCCGAGGTCACCGGCACCCGCTTCGACTTCCGGACGGCGCGCGCGGTGGGCGGCGCCTTCGACCACAACTTCGCGCTGGACGGCGGAGTGCGTCACGCGCCGCGCACGGTCGCGGAGTTGTACGACCCGCGCTCCGGGCGCGCGCTGGAACTGGCCACCACCGAGCCCGGTCTGCAGCTCTACACCGCCGGTCATCTCGACGGCACCCTGACCGGTACGTCGGGCGTCCCCTACGGTCCGGCGGCCGGACTGGCCCTGGAAACTCAGCACTTCCCGGACTCCCCCAACCGCCCGGACTTCCCCAGTACGGTGCTGCGGCCCGGCGGGACCTATCGCTCGGAGACCGTGTACGGCTTCTCGGTGCGGCCGCGGAGTGCGGGAAACCCCTAA
- a CDS encoding SGNH/GDSL hydrolase family protein, with product MTRIDRPFRPRRRRFRLRSSRTVAIGSALVIALTGCSGDGSAPESGAGGKRKSAKAPVWRTAPRSIAALGDSITVGFDACTVLSDCPQVSWATGTDPKVDSLARRLVKHPSTHSWNLARTGALMSDLPDQVTAAADRRPELVTVLIGANDACRRDVRTMTPTDAFRTDFARSMKYLRRALPHTQVYVAAVPDLLRLWSEGRKNPLGKQVWKLGICGSMLRDPDDLTQAAHDRRAKVRDRVMAYNTALAEVCGKDPLCRFDKAVFDYRFTGRQLSTWDWFHPGTGGQKELAELAFRTITRPGRST from the coding sequence ATGACGCGGATCGATCGGCCCTTTCGCCCCCGGCGCCGCCGCTTCCGCCTCCGTTCCTCACGCACCGTCGCCATCGGTTCCGCACTGGTGATCGCCCTCACCGGCTGTAGTGGTGACGGCTCCGCTCCGGAGTCCGGCGCCGGGGGCAAACGGAAGTCCGCGAAGGCGCCCGTCTGGCGCACCGCCCCCCGCTCCATCGCCGCTCTCGGCGACTCCATCACCGTCGGCTTCGACGCCTGCACGGTCCTCTCCGACTGTCCGCAGGTCTCCTGGGCCACCGGCACCGACCCCAAGGTCGACAGCCTCGCCCGACGGCTGGTCAAACACCCCTCCACCCACAGCTGGAACCTCGCCAGGACCGGTGCGCTGATGAGCGACCTGCCCGACCAGGTCACCGCGGCCGCCGACCGCAGGCCCGAGCTGGTCACGGTCCTGATCGGCGCCAACGACGCCTGCCGGCGGGACGTCCGGACGATGACCCCGACGGACGCCTTCCGCACCGACTTCGCGCGGTCCATGAAGTATCTGCGGCGCGCCCTGCCGCACACCCAGGTGTATGTCGCGGCGGTGCCGGACCTGCTGCGGCTGTGGTCGGAAGGGCGCAAGAACCCGCTCGGCAAGCAGGTGTGGAAGCTGGGCATCTGCGGGTCCATGCTGCGCGATCCGGACGATCTGACGCAGGCGGCGCACGACCGCCGGGCGAAGGTCCGGGACCGGGTGATGGCGTACAACACGGCGCTGGCGGAGGTGTGCGGCAAGGACCCGCTGTGCCGGTTCGACAAGGCGGTCTTCGACTACCGCTTCACGGGGCGGCAGTTGAGCACCTGGGACTGGTTCCACCCCGGCACCGGCGGCCAGAAGGAGCTGGCGGAGCTGGCGTTCCGCACGATCACCCGGCCCGGCCGCAGCACCTGA
- a CDS encoding DUF3145 domain-containing protein → MTTRGVLYVHSAPRALCPHVEWAVAGVLGVRVNLDWIRQPASPGTWRAEFSWQGEAGTASKLASALRGWHLLRFEVTAEPCSTAEGERYSSTPDLGIFHAVTGIHGDILIPEDRLRAAVARSARGETELAAEVAKLLGKPWDDELEPFRYAGEGAPVRWLHQVV, encoded by the coding sequence GTGACGACACGTGGAGTTCTGTACGTCCACTCCGCTCCGCGCGCGCTGTGCCCGCACGTCGAATGGGCCGTCGCGGGCGTCCTCGGTGTGCGCGTCAACCTCGACTGGATCCGCCAGCCGGCGTCCCCGGGCACCTGGAGAGCCGAGTTCTCCTGGCAGGGCGAGGCCGGCACGGCCTCCAAGCTGGCCTCCGCGCTGCGCGGCTGGCATCTGCTGCGCTTCGAGGTGACCGCGGAACCCTGCTCCACCGCGGAGGGCGAGCGCTACAGCTCCACCCCCGATCTGGGGATCTTTCACGCCGTCACGGGCATCCACGGCGACATCCTCATCCCCGAGGACCGGCTGCGCGCCGCGGTCGCCCGCTCGGCACGCGGCGAGACCGAACTGGCCGCCGAGGTCGCCAAGCTCCTCGGCAAACCGTGGGACGACGAACTGGAGCCCTTCCGGTACGCGGGCGAGGGCGCCCCGGTGCGCTGGCTGCACCAAGTCGTATGA
- a CDS encoding NAD(P)-dependent oxidoreductase, translating into MADNTSSDTLSVAVLGTGIMGAAMARNLARAGLDVRAWNRTRARAEPLAADGVRVTGTPAEAVDGAEVVLTMLLDGPAVLDALRQAAAALTPGALWLQMSTVGTDGLAPLARFADEHRLRFVDAPVLGTKAPAEKGELTVLAAGPQDVRERAGRVFDVIGSTTRWVGEDGASGPASRLKLVINSWVLTVINGTGEALALAEGLGVDPRDFLAAVAGGSLDLPYLRLKSALILADNYPASFTVSAARKDARLITEAAQGAGVRMDLVAADAERFRRAEEQGHGQKDAVAAYFASFDG; encoded by the coding sequence ATGGCCGACAACACGTCATCCGACACTCTGTCCGTAGCGGTGCTCGGCACCGGCATCATGGGCGCGGCGATGGCCCGCAATCTCGCCCGGGCCGGTCTGGACGTCCGCGCCTGGAACCGGACCCGCGCCAGGGCCGAGCCCCTGGCTGCCGACGGCGTCCGCGTCACCGGCACGCCCGCCGAGGCGGTGGACGGTGCCGAGGTGGTCCTCACGATGCTGCTCGACGGCCCGGCCGTCCTCGACGCGCTGCGACAGGCCGCCGCCGCGCTGACGCCCGGCGCCCTCTGGCTCCAGATGAGCACGGTCGGGACCGACGGGCTCGCCCCGCTCGCCCGCTTCGCCGACGAGCACCGCCTGCGATTCGTGGACGCCCCCGTACTGGGCACCAAGGCGCCCGCGGAGAAGGGCGAGTTGACGGTCCTGGCGGCCGGGCCGCAGGACGTACGGGAGCGTGCCGGGCGGGTCTTCGACGTCATCGGGAGCACCACCCGGTGGGTCGGCGAGGACGGTGCGAGCGGGCCTGCCAGCCGCCTCAAGCTCGTCATCAACAGCTGGGTGCTGACGGTCATCAACGGCACCGGCGAGGCCCTCGCGCTCGCCGAGGGGCTCGGGGTGGACCCGCGCGACTTCCTCGCCGCGGTCGCCGGCGGCTCGCTCGACCTGCCCTATCTGCGGCTGAAATCCGCGCTGATCCTGGCCGATAACTACCCGGCGAGCTTCACGGTGTCCGCGGCCCGCAAGGACGCCCGGCTCATCACGGAGGCCGCCCAGGGGGCCGGGGTGCGGATGGATCTGGTGGCGGCGGACGCGGAACGCTTCCGCCGGGCCGAGGAGCAGGGCCACGGCCAAAAGGACGCCGTGGCGGCGTACTTCGCGAGCTTCGACGGCTGA
- the fabF gene encoding beta-ketoacyl-ACP synthase II, with protein MNATNRTVVVTGIGATTPLGGDSASTWQALLAGRSGVSTLEQDWATDLPVRIAGQIAVEPSEIIPRPQARKLDRSAQFALVAAQEAWKDAGFTAKAGEDTAVNPDRLGAVIASGIGGVTTLLDQYDVLKEKGVRRVSPHTVPMLMPNSPSANVGIEFNARAGVHTPVSACASGAEAIGYAIEMIRSGRADVVVAGGTEAAIHPLPIVAFGNMMAMSKNNDDPQGASRPWDVDRNGFVLGEGAGVIILESEEHAKARGATIYAEAVGQGISADAHHITQPEPSGNGIAAALQNLLDNTGLDPAEIVHVNAHATSTPAGDVGELRALRKAFGDDVDHMAITSTKSMTGHLLGGAGGVETVATVLALKNRTAPPTINIDQLDPEVDADIVRGEPRALPAEGRIAALNDSFGFGGHNVVLAFRTV; from the coding sequence GTGAACGCGACCAATCGCACCGTGGTCGTCACCGGTATCGGCGCAACCACACCGCTGGGTGGCGACAGCGCTTCGACCTGGCAGGCCCTGCTCGCCGGACGCTCCGGTGTCAGCACCCTCGAACAGGACTGGGCCACTGATCTGCCGGTCCGTATCGCCGGTCAGATCGCCGTTGAACCGTCCGAGATCATTCCGCGTCCGCAGGCACGCAAGCTGGACCGCTCGGCGCAGTTCGCGCTCGTCGCGGCCCAGGAGGCCTGGAAGGACGCGGGCTTCACCGCCAAGGCGGGCGAGGACACGGCGGTCAACCCCGACCGTCTGGGCGCCGTCATCGCCTCCGGTATCGGTGGTGTGACGACCCTGCTCGACCAGTACGACGTGCTCAAGGAGAAGGGCGTTCGCCGCGTCTCCCCGCACACCGTGCCGATGCTGATGCCGAACTCTCCGTCCGCCAACGTCGGCATCGAGTTCAACGCCCGCGCCGGTGTGCACACACCGGTCTCGGCGTGCGCGTCGGGCGCCGAGGCCATCGGCTACGCGATCGAGATGATCCGCTCCGGCCGCGCCGACGTCGTCGTCGCGGGTGGCACGGAGGCGGCCATCCACCCGCTGCCGATCGTGGCGTTCGGCAACATGATGGCGATGTCCAAGAACAACGACGACCCGCAGGGCGCCTCCCGCCCCTGGGACGTCGACCGCAACGGCTTCGTGCTCGGTGAGGGCGCGGGCGTGATCATCCTGGAGTCCGAGGAGCACGCCAAGGCCCGCGGCGCCACGATCTACGCGGAGGCCGTCGGCCAGGGCATCTCGGCCGACGCCCACCACATCACGCAGCCCGAGCCGTCCGGCAACGGCATCGCGGCGGCGCTGCAGAACCTGCTCGACAACACAGGGCTCGACCCCGCCGAGATCGTGCATGTCAACGCGCATGCGACCTCGACGCCGGCCGGTGACGTCGGTGAGCTCAGGGCACTGCGCAAGGCGTTCGGCGACGACGTCGACCACATGGCCATCACCAGCACGAAGTCGATGACCGGCCACCTCCTGGGTGGCGCGGGCGGCGTCGAGACGGTGGCCACGGTCCTCGCGCTCAAGAACCGCACCGCCCCGCCGACGATCAACATCGACCAGCTCGACCCGGAGGTCGACGCCGACATCGTCCGCGGCGAGCCCCGCGCGCTGCCGGCCGAGGGCCGGATCGCGGCCCTGAACGACTCGTTCGGCTTCGGCGGCCACAACGTGGTCCTCGCCTTCCGTACGGTCTGA
- a CDS encoding acyl carrier protein yields MAATQEEIVAGLAEIVNEIAGIPTEDVQVDKSFTDDLDVDSLSMVEVVVAAEERFDVKIPDDDVKNLKTVGDATEYILKHQG; encoded by the coding sequence ATGGCCGCCACTCAGGAAGAGATCGTCGCCGGTCTCGCCGAGATCGTGAACGAGATCGCCGGGATCCCCACCGAGGACGTCCAGGTGGACAAGTCCTTCACCGACGACCTGGACGTTGACTCGCTGTCCATGGTCGAGGTCGTCGTCGCCGCCGAAGAGCGCTTCGACGTGAAGATCCCGGACGACGACGTCAAGAACCTCAAGACGGTCGGCGACGCGACCGAGTACATCCTCAAGCACCAGGGCTGA